CAAAGATGTAAGTTTTGACAAGTATGACGAAAATGGGAATATTGTGAAGTACACCACCAATGATGGGACTCCTGTCACTATAGTCTGGGGTTACAAAAAGACAAAGCCCATTGCTAAGATTGTAGGGGTAATATATAATTCATTAGATAATGAGATTGCAGATATTGTAGCCAAGTCAGATGAGGATGCTGCTGATCCTACAAAAGAGGGCGCCCTGCTTTTGGCTTTAGATAATTTTCATCAATTAGGATTGGTTGTAACTACATATACCTATGATCCATTGATTGGAGTAACTACGATAACACCACCTTCAGGGATCAGGGAACAGTATCTTTATGATACAGCTAACCGTTTAAAAGAAATTCAGGTCAGGGAACGGGATAATACAGGTAATTATGTTGTTAAGACCATTAAAGAATTAAAGTATAACTATAAACAGTAAACACATTATGAAAAAAATACAATTACTAGGTGTGCTGTTTACAGTTTCAGCGGCCTATGCTCAAAGTACATCCGAAAATTATATACTGTCCAAAACCTGCCTGAGTGGTGATTGCATAAAAAAAACAGAAACCGTTACCTATTTTGATGGGTTGGGGAGAGCGAAACAGATTATAGAAGTAAAAGCGACAGCTACAGGCAAAGATTTGGTGACTCCAATTACCTACGATGCTTATGGAAGACAAACAAAGGATATTCTTCCGGTACCTGCCAATTCTCTCAATGCTGCCATTCATACTGGGATTATTAATGAAAATACCGCTAATTCTTACTATGGTGTTGCTAATGCGTATGCCGAAAAAGAGATTGAAAACTCTCCTTTGGACAAAGTACTGCAGCAGGCCCATCCTGGGGATGCTTGGAAAATGGGGGGAGGCCACACTGCTCAATATAAATACCAGGTCAATGGATCAGGGGAAATAAAGAAATTTACAACCAATACTGCTACAAACACTGTAGGAACAATTAGTAATACAGTGTCATCAATTCCTACAGTAGGTTTTTACAATCCCGGAGTTTTATACAAAAACACCGTGACGGATGAAGATGGAACTCCTGTGATCCAGTTTACCAATGGCCGCGGGCAGGTGTTGTTGATACGACGTACAGACGGTACACAGAATGTTGATACCTATTATGTCTACAACGAGTATGGACAACAGGTATTTGTTATTCCGCCTAAAGCAGTACAGCAAATTGAACAGAACAATAATACGGTGACACAGAATATTTTAGAAACGCTTTGTTATCAGTACCGTTACGATGGAAAAGGGCGGCAGGTAGAAAAGAGGTTACCAGGAAGAGGGGATTGGGAATCTGTGGTTTATGATGGTGCTGACCGTCCTATACTTTCACAGGATGTCAATCTGAAAAATAAAGGACAATGGCTGCTTTCTAAATATGATCGTTTAAACAGGATTGTTTATACCGGAATACTTTCTGGTGGAAGCAGAATAGACATGCAAAGCCAGATTGGAGATCAGATAATCAACGAAGAAACTATAGTAGGTGGATTTACTAAAAATGGCCAATTGGTATACTATACCAATAATTTTCTTCAAAATTTCAGTACAATTCTGACGGTTAATTATTACGATTTTTATCCCCGGGATCAGAAAGAACCAATTCCTTCCAAGATTCTTGACCAATTTGTGATTACATCTTCAAAGTCTTTAAATGGAGGAATAAATACATTGACTTTGCCCACAGCCACTTATGTGAAAAATATTGAAGATGACAGCTGGACCAAAACCTATTTCTACTATGATACCAAAGGAAGAAAAATTGGTGAAAGAAGCTGGAACCATCTGGGTGGGTATACTAAAACAGAGTCTAAACTGGATTTTTCAGGAAAGCCATTAGAAACTTATACCTATCATCTGAAAAGTCTGGGCAGTACGATAGTAACTATTAAAGAAACGCTTATCTATGATGGTCAGAACCGCCTTCTAAAACATTATCATCAGGTGAACACACAGCCTGAGGAACTTCTTGCTGAAAATACCTATAACGATGTTGGCCAGCTTATAAATAAAAAAACTGGGAATACAACCGGCACACCATTAGAGTCTATAGATTATAACTACAATATTAGAGGATGGCTTACCAGAGTTAATGACCTAACTAATTTAAACGGGAAGCTTTTTGCATATGAGATCAAATACCAAAACCCTTTCTATTCCAATGTTTCTGCTGGGAAATACAACGGAAATATTGCAGAGATGGACTGGATAAGTGCTGATAATGGGAAGCTGAGAAGATACAATTATCAGTATGATAGCCTAGAAAGATTAAAAAATGGTATTTATTCTGAACCTAATACTACTGTACCACAAAATAACTATTACAATGAGACCTTAAGCTATGATCTAAACGGAAATATCCTGAATCTCAAAAGGAACAGATTTATTGAAAATCTGGGAGTAGAATTAATGGATAACCTCAACTATATTTATACGGGAAACAGACTTAATAAAGTAGATGATATTTCAGGAAACTATGGAGGTTATCCAAGTTTTTCAGGCAATCCTATAACTTATGATAGCAATGGGAATATGACAAGCCAGATTGATAAAGGAATGTTGCAGATTGACTACAATTACCTCAATCTTCCGAACTACATTAAATTTGACCAAGAATATGAATCTCATGATGGGGTAACTACCCATTTCGTTAATACAAAATACTTTTACAAAGCTGATGGAACCAAACTAACGAAGATCCATACCTATGGATCAGGAAGATCCAATATGGAAACTACTGATGTTACAGATTATCTGAATGGGTTCCAGTATACTAACAATGAATTAAGCTTTGCTCCAACTTCAGAAGGGTATTTTGATTTTAAAAAGAATACTTATATTTACCAGTATAAGGATTTGGTTGGAAATATCAGGCTTGCTTATTATAAAGGGACTGGTGGTAGCCCGGTAGTAGACAGGACAACTCATTTTTATCCTTTTGGGTTAGAATTTGGAGGGGAACTAAATACTTTCAATTCAATCACATCAGATTATAGTTATTCCTCTCAGGGACAGGAAAAGCAAAGGGAGACAGGATGGAGTTCTTACCGCTGGAGAAATTATGATTCTGCTTTGGGGCGATTTTTCAATGTTGATCCATTAAGTGAGAAGTATAGCACCTGGTCTCCCTATGCATTTAGTGGAAATAGAGTTGTTGATGCAAGAGAATTAGAGGGGTTGGAACCTTTAGAGATAAATAAAACTACTAGGAATTTAATTATAGTTAATCAAGGTTATGTAGGTAATCCTCTAAAAGGAGCTACACAAGCTCAAAATCATGCTAAAACTAATAAGGATGGAGGTATTGATTATGATGGTATAGGAGTTATTAATAATCTAAATAGTGCGAAAAATCAAGTAGGAGTATTTGCTTCTTCAAGTGGAAAAGAGACAAAGGCTGATATTTTGTCTAGTATAACAGCTTTTAGAAAGCAAAGTCCCAATGGTAAATTAATTATGGTTGGACATAGTATGGGAGCAGATAACTTAGTAGAGCTGGCTAACGAAAATCCAAATATTAAAATTGATTTATTATTTACTTTAGATATTGCCGATGATCCTACAAAAGGATTTGATGATGACAAAATTCCGTCAAATGTTAAGACTGCAATTAATTATTATAATAAAAATGATGGTTTTATGGGAATGGGAATAGGTGGAGAAGATATAGAGGCTAAGGATCCTTCTAAGACAAAAATTTTGAATGTTCCAGTTAATGCTTCTCATACTCAAATTGATAATAAATACAAATACAATGCTTATAATGCAGTTGTTAAAGAGTTAAATAAACCCGATAAGAAAAAGGATTAATGAAAAATAAAAGAAACCCCATAATTATTCAAATAATAAATATTTTATATTTTTTAATAATAATATTTTTTAATAATAATTTTGATTTTTTAAATACCATAAACGCTAAAGTTGTTTCATTTTTAGTAGGGATTTTACTTTCTCTATTTTCTATGTTATATATTGTTAGAGATAAAACAAATTATAAACGGTTATTTTTATTGATAAATACGTCACTAATTTTAATATATCTATATGAGGTATATTTTTATTTAGCAATAGATAATTCATAAGATTTCTGAGCTTCCGCTGGCGTGAGCGTCTCGCTCGTGTCGATAGATAAAAACAAACCCATCGTTTTTTTGCGGTGGGTTTTGTATTACAAAAATTGCTTCAAGTCTCCGAATACTTTCTTCATGCTACCAAATCCTTTCACATGCCACACAAACTCTTTGTGTGGGAAAATAATAATAGCCATTATGATGTAAAATGAATAAGAACTTTTCAAAATTTCCCTTACATCATCACTACAAAAAATCATAAAACCAACATTTTCATCTCTCACTGAAAAATCGTATTTTTGTGCATCTAAAAAGTAAAAGAACGAATGAATTCCTACAAAAATCCATTGGAAGAGCGCTATTCCAGTGAAGAAATGTTGTTTAATTTCTCACACAATAACAAATTCCGTACCTGGAGAAAGCTTTGGATCGCTTTAGCAGAGATCGAAAAAGACTTAGGGCTTGAAATTACAGACGAGCAGATCGCTGAATTAAAAGCTAATGCTGAAAATATCGATTTCGATAAAGCAGCAGAATACGAAAAGAAATTCCGTCATGATGTAATGGCTCACGTTCACACCTATGGAGATGTGGCGCCTTCAGCAAAGGGAATAATTCACTTGGGAGCTACTTCAGCTTTTGTAGGAGACAATACAGATTTAATTCAAATCCGTGACGGACTTTTAATCTTAAAGAAAAAGTTGGTGAACGTAATGAAGAATTTAGCAGACTTTGCGATTCAGTACAAAGATCTTCCAACTTTAGGATTTACACACTTCCAACCGGCTCAGTTAACAACAGTAGGAAAAAGAGCAACCCTTTGGTTACAAAGTTTGGTTCTTGATATCGAAGAATTAGACTTCTTCTTAGAAACCCTTCGTTTCAGAGGAGTAAAAGGAACTACAGGGACTGCTGCAAGTTTCCTTGAACTGTTCAACGGAGATTATTCAAAAGTAAAGCACTTAGATAAAGAGCTTTCAAAAAGATTCGGATTCGAAAAAGTGTTCGGAGTTTCCGGACAGACTTACGATAGAAAGATTGATGCGAAAGTAGTAGCTTTATTAGGAAACATCGCTCAGTCAGCTCATAAATTCACAAACGATTTACGTTTACTTCAGAACCTTAAGGAAATTGAAGAACCATTCGAGAAAAACCAGATCGGTTCATCGGCAATGGCGTACAAGCGTAATCCAATGAGAAGTGAAAGAATCGGAGCATTGGCAAAATATGTAATGTCTTTAACGACAAGTTCTGCAATGGTAGCTTCTACACAATGGTTTGAAAGAACATTGGATGACTCTGCAAACAAGAGATTAACCATTCCTCAGGCATTCCTTGCTGTAGATGCAATTCTATTGATCTGGAATAATATCAT
This Chryseobacterium sp. G0162 DNA region includes the following protein-coding sequences:
- a CDS encoding DUF6443 domain-containing protein, with the translated sequence MKKIQLLGVLFTVSAAYAQSTSENYILSKTCLSGDCIKKTETVTYFDGLGRAKQIIEVKATATGKDLVTPITYDAYGRQTKDILPVPANSLNAAIHTGIINENTANSYYGVANAYAEKEIENSPLDKVLQQAHPGDAWKMGGGHTAQYKYQVNGSGEIKKFTTNTATNTVGTISNTVSSIPTVGFYNPGVLYKNTVTDEDGTPVIQFTNGRGQVLLIRRTDGTQNVDTYYVYNEYGQQVFVIPPKAVQQIEQNNNTVTQNILETLCYQYRYDGKGRQVEKRLPGRGDWESVVYDGADRPILSQDVNLKNKGQWLLSKYDRLNRIVYTGILSGGSRIDMQSQIGDQIINEETIVGGFTKNGQLVYYTNNFLQNFSTILTVNYYDFYPRDQKEPIPSKILDQFVITSSKSLNGGINTLTLPTATYVKNIEDDSWTKTYFYYDTKGRKIGERSWNHLGGYTKTESKLDFSGKPLETYTYHLKSLGSTIVTIKETLIYDGQNRLLKHYHQVNTQPEELLAENTYNDVGQLINKKTGNTTGTPLESIDYNYNIRGWLTRVNDLTNLNGKLFAYEIKYQNPFYSNVSAGKYNGNIAEMDWISADNGKLRRYNYQYDSLERLKNGIYSEPNTTVPQNNYYNETLSYDLNGNILNLKRNRFIENLGVELMDNLNYIYTGNRLNKVDDISGNYGGYPSFSGNPITYDSNGNMTSQIDKGMLQIDYNYLNLPNYIKFDQEYESHDGVTTHFVNTKYFYKADGTKLTKIHTYGSGRSNMETTDVTDYLNGFQYTNNELSFAPTSEGYFDFKKNTYIYQYKDLVGNIRLAYYKGTGGSPVVDRTTHFYPFGLEFGGELNTFNSITSDYSYSSQGQEKQRETGWSSYRWRNYDSALGRFFNVDPLSEKYSTWSPYAFSGNRVVDARELEGLEPLEINKTTRNLIIVNQGYVGNPLKGATQAQNHAKTNKDGGIDYDGIGVINNLNSAKNQVGVFASSSGKETKADILSSITAFRKQSPNGKLIMVGHSMGADNLVELANENPNIKIDLLFTLDIADDPTKGFDDDKIPSNVKTAINYYNKNDGFMGMGIGGEDIEAKDPSKTKILNVPVNASHTQIDNKYKYNAYNAVVKELNKPDKKKD
- the purB gene encoding adenylosuccinate lyase; translation: MNSYKNPLEERYSSEEMLFNFSHNNKFRTWRKLWIALAEIEKDLGLEITDEQIAELKANAENIDFDKAAEYEKKFRHDVMAHVHTYGDVAPSAKGIIHLGATSAFVGDNTDLIQIRDGLLILKKKLVNVMKNLADFAIQYKDLPTLGFTHFQPAQLTTVGKRATLWLQSLVLDIEELDFFLETLRFRGVKGTTGTAASFLELFNGDYSKVKHLDKELSKRFGFEKVFGVSGQTYDRKIDAKVVALLGNIAQSAHKFTNDLRLLQNLKEIEEPFEKNQIGSSAMAYKRNPMRSERIGALAKYVMSLTTSSAMVASTQWFERTLDDSANKRLTIPQAFLAVDAILLIWNNIMNGIVVYPNRINKHIEEELPFMATEYIIMEEVKAGGDRQEIHEVIRVHSMEASKKVKEEGKENDLIERILNDDSLKLDKSKLKEVLDPKNFIGFAPIQTEEFVKNEVQPIIDQNKDLIGLEADLKV